A stretch of DNA from Cryptomeria japonica chromosome 4, Sugi_1.0, whole genome shotgun sequence:
ATTTTACGAGATATTTCATTTAGATCCTATACTTTAAATGCTAATTACCAAAGTATTTGGCTATATTTTATCCCATACAATCTCAATAATCCTTATTAAACATATGGCCTCACCTAGTTCATCTAAATGAATGGTTTATAGGAACTTTTTAGTGAGTATTTTCTTATTCTTTTTGAGAAGGATAATGATCTCAAATTCTTCATTCGTGTCCATGACATATTCTACCAAGCCTCTAACTCCTATATTCAATAGCAAAAAATAAAAAGCTATAGGAAACTATTTATTCACAATCTTGTACATTTGGACTCTTTTGTTTGGATATATATATTTATCATCACTAACTTTTTCATTTCTACACACTCACTTGACTCTTCAAcatgttcttgctatcttttaGTAAGTTGTCATTATCTTTAACTATAGAAAAATCACTTGGATTATTATACCATTTTGAATTAATTGTCAAAGTTAAAATTTGacattggaaaaaaaaattgagaGTTTTGACTCGCCTTTGGTCTCTTAGTTATATGCAATTATCCTCCTTATATAAGGGCTTTTGaccaatataatatatataatgataGACTAGTTCCTCAAATATCCTTCTATATGTTAAACTCAAATCACTATTGCTTTTTGAATACCCATAATAGATATAGTTTCAAAGTAACTATGTAATTAAAGTCACCCCAAAACTGTATTACAAGGTGTGGGCATATATAAAAACACTTGACTTGTATCAATTGAACATACAATAACTAATAAGGTTACCTAATGAAAAAAATGACTTGCAATAATGTCTAGTGTTTGGACAGTTGGTTAACTTGCAACATTTAACAACTTTCAATGATTATGTAGAGTGAAGTTGGAAAAATCTTGGCACTATAGGTTGTTTATGGTCCCAATATCAATTATTAAAAGGATTGAGATGTTATTTATCATAACCTAAATCTACATCAAAATACAACACTTTTAAGTTAATTATTACAATTAAGATAGTTTACCTAAAGTAGGCTTGAAATATAAGGGAAAAGACTATTCTTATGTGAATTCCACCATCATGCCCATACATACTAGTTATCTTATATATAGGAAAGtagtatttttttaatatatattaacttttaactattaatatttttaaatcattAAGGTTTTCTCGATGGTTTGAAGGTCATTCTAGATGGTACCAGCATTAGAGTTGGTATGCACTATTTCGACATTGCTTTACTTGCTTCCTCTATTGTTGTTGTCTTCTCAATGAACATTAGGGTTCCATTACTTATTTACAAAGTGGTAATTAGATTAAGAAAAAATGTAGTAACATGAAAAATAGTTGATCTTTATTTCAACTCCTTGGATTTTCTGGTCGCACGATAAATGTTTCTCATAAGACTTGCAATGTCTAGCAAATTTGTGCCTACAACCGACTGAAAACGAATGTGATCTTTATTTATATTAATCACTCTGCATTGTTATTACTTGTAGACAGTCTTTATAATAGAGACAAATATAATTGCAGCGAAGAAACCTCCAACAAATTTACAGTCTAGTAGTCTCGGTTGTGGGGATAGTAGAACTGTCTCTGGTTGTTACAACAGTTTTGTATCCTGGCCCTTCGAGTAACAAATTTTCCAAATTTATTCTAGACCAAACATCATCCAAAATTACCAGAGTTGACTTGGGTTGACTCAAAATCAATTGCTGCAGCTGCTTGTGTCCATCTTCCAAATTCTGAAATTCTAGTTTCTTCCTTCCACCAATCTTCTCCCACATAGTCTCTAAAATTCCTATCAGGTTTGGTGATTGTGAAACGTTGATGAAAACCACATTTTCGTTGAAGTATCCTGCTATCCATGAAAACACAAAGTTGATTTAGCCTAAGAACATTAGCACGAAACACCAGATGTAATAAAACCTAAACCAGAGTACCTTTTATTTGAGGATCATTGCAGAGACCCAATACCAGAGTAGTTTTCCCCCCGCCCCACAAGGATTGCACGCCAACGACTGACACGTCCTTCTCTAACAACGTTCCCCTCAAATCTCTAATACATTTCTCCAACCCCACGTAAAACTGAGATTTCCCAAGAACATCATATGGACAATCGTCCACCATTTCAGAACCGTCAGCTGAACGAACTAAAGCTTATTCTGCAATTTGAAAATTCAAACAGCGTGGTCTTCCTCCTCTTTCTTCTTATAAATATTCTTATATTTCTTGTCATTCTAAGGCTATTAGACACGGCCATTTTATAAGCTATAGTATAGTAAAGATCGATCTGAGTTCAAGAATTTTGCAACGAAATGAGAACGAAGGTATGAGGGTGTAGGTCTAAGAATCGAATTCCAAGACATGATGATTTTGGCGTAGAATCACAATTTACGCATCTCTTGACTTGAGAGAAGTTAAGAGGGAAGTTAATGGAACATTTCTTCTCGTTGCCTCGTGGAACACTCCTTGTTGGTATAAGATGCAAAGAAattgtaaagaaaaatattttcttttcgaGTTTGTTTGTTTAATCATGTTCGTTGATATGTGCTGCTAGGAAGATCGCTTTTGTAGGAGACTGtttcatttaatatatttttaggGAGAATTTATTTGTGTAAATTTTAGAAAGCATAAAGAATCCATATTGAAAGACTCAAATTTCTACCCTTTGGCATAGGGATCTTATTTGAATATATGTAATGTGattatttttcaattatatttatataatttaattgtgtttaaaattttaatatatttttattaatttttttattaaaaataatagttTAATAGTGTAATTTGTATATCTATGTCAATTTGTATTTATTTTGCTTAAAAGATTTTGTTTAAGTACATATAGGTAAATGGCACATTCTTGTTTATTGTTAGACTCAATATTTCTTTTATCATCTTTCACACATATTTCTACATATTAAATCAAATATAATCTGCATTCAAATGTAGTTTTCTATGCATTTAAAATTTCTTAATCCTATAGTTTGCCTCATTCATGTACATTCCTTGTCCATCTTAATTTGTCTCAAGTCATTTTTACAGTGTATGGAGGGTGAAAATCTCAAGAATTCTTCTAAAAAAAACTGTATATCTACAATGATTTTTACAATTAATAAGGCTTATGCACTTATTATAAAattctaattcatgattttctattTTAATATAGAAGATTGTGGATTGACTAAGTCATACTTGATTCACTACAGTCCAAAGATGCAAgattttaaaagagaaaaaaataaaagtGAGAAATATGTGAGAGGTGATCTAAATAAAACTCAGAAAGATGGAATAATTGATCCAAATCTATGTTCAACCTTTATACTAACAATAGACAAGAGTACGTGACTAGCTTTATAAGTATTTACTAGACTTAAACAAGAGATGTTGATAAAGTAAGACTTGGGTTCATTGGATTAACTCTACAATAAGGATTCCCTTGAGGGATAAGAATCTTGGTATCTTTACCTGTTTGTCTATGGGAGCATACCCATAGACATGTGTGTGTTTAAACATGGACATTTTTCTTAATGACTCATTTTTTGAATGTTGACTTCATAATGTGATTTCAATTCAAATGTATGAACATAGATATTAAATATAAGCTTTACATCATCTTATCAAAAACCCATTctatgatgaagagagaaggaaTCATTACTAATGGTTAGGAATCAAGTAAGAGGTTCTATAGGATATGGATACCTACcactttttaagactttttttCTATTTGGGAagagataaaaataatattttattagctTATATGTAGTAATATAGATAAAGTGAAAAAATGATTCTCTAGCTAAACAATAATATTAGTTAGAACTAAATCATTCACAACAACATGGAGAGTTTAGGCAGGAGCTTTGGGCAAGGAGATGGACAGGGGAAGTTTGCAACTTAGGTCATTGGTAGTTCATAGGGTATGTGACATGTTGGACATGAAGGGGA
This window harbors:
- the LOC131874940 gene encoding probable disease resistance protein At5g66900, which encodes MVDDCPYDVLGKSQFYVGLEKCIRDLRGTLLEKDVSVVGVQSLWGGGKTTLVLGLCNDPQIKGYFNENVVFINVSQSPNLIGILETMWEKIGGRKKLEFQNLEDGHKQLQQLILSQPKSTLVILDDVWSRINLENLLLEGPGYKTVVTTRDSSTIPTTETTRL